Proteins encoded in a region of the Drosophila sechellia strain sech25 chromosome 2L, ASM438219v1, whole genome shotgun sequence genome:
- the LOC6611642 gene encoding vascular endothelial growth factor receptor 1 isoform X10: MAMLPPWILLPLLLILLISWSDAVPLQQFSPDPDDSIENCGGENGAPLMTPCKSAIILDAQTSTTLKCEGDEPMSWWTSQSQYVHVKSFNNTEDPARPFGTSVDLIEVTADYVAAYYCVKNSKFSQIAKEEQSDEVMIELVNQGYASSIYVYVNDPDTKLVDSHNVVTARQYTDVVIPCKPAMPDTEVLLETSNGEMHSSKSVGRYDPQRGFTIEIRSIVDGGDYYCRPNPPFPHNEEEMTSIEVRFIEDGKPLPKPVIRSSVEHHVFTDTNFTLDCEQSAYFESVYGMEWFTPSRDENRIFASQSRTDPKTRNSTHQTGRSTLTVLNAQPSDTGLYKCVTTDNSNQNVQRATYRIKVLKQNERYLNVDEPSGHYNVQEYANRTIQMTANFEGFPTPSFSWFKPDGTEVRQSENNFKILSTELSTMLQVLNAQLQDSGTYVLRGSNSFGIVQREYNVSVMDAPALKMSDAYVQVGSVARLECTVRSYPPAIVTFFFHPCSLEPRWPTCFVQNQNFSLPSEQEKYQFQTRPRPGKLSVERIYEVSFLPTEPGILTCIAQNIIDGKERRSLTKAHVMLGNISENMTIYNFDKDHKIAKEDNVNFTCEALAYHFDGNLKWFINGEDLKESDLVRIETSHTKYSYKSTVHISTISDRDRGTYECRAYHNDNDAVYSSREIDLYVHDPSAPQWTNADQAGHSKIKRKLSQTLELECASTAVPVAVVRWFKDDKEVTETKLRHIIEKESKLLITHLYPGDEGVYKCVVENRLDRIERSFTVVISDLPGISMAWVWFGVILFLILIGLCLFLAVRYQKEHKRHLALKAAGLANFEEGAVGHINPDLTLDEQAELLPYNREFEFPRDNLKLGKQLGAGAFGVVLKGEAKGIRREEPTTTVAVKMVKATADNEVVRALVSELKIMVHLGQHLNVVNLLGAVTKNIAKRELMVIVEYCRFGNIQNFLLRNRKCFINQINPDTDHIDPSIMTQRMSDNYELNRDTNGGGLKYANVGFPIHSYINEPHNNNTQPPTHRRNSDNDPRSGTRAGRTGSGSATYSYDRQMDTCATVMTTVPEDDQIMSNNSVQPAWRSNYKTDSTEAMTVTTVDLISWAFQVARGMDYLSSKKVLHGDLAARNILLCEDNVVKICDFGLARSMYRGDNYKKSESGKLPIKWLALESLSDHVFSTYSDVWSYGIVLWEMFSLAKVPYPGIDPNQELFNKLNDGYRMEKPKFANQELYEIMLECWRKNPESRPLFAELEKRFANMLGEDVASHYLDLNNPYMQSNIEYMKKQSTDYLALMGSPDEMAPAAPRYVNGHIVPDIRIEELPDDYMEMSRDSDPDASTAIFSPKRLEGETSHFPDFSSETTFNFPGARQSPTLSNNLNSGSSKPLRKKNGMPTVDVADQAPEEIPMLHRRSTGSDGSPEQGRRFNQAIMQQYATPTPSPRHHVETKLNGQSSENYVNMKPPRKNIPGKTTTGGGGAGAGASTEAFSNPSYQPLSTVNEKEQRRY, translated from the exons ATGGCGATGCTTCCGCCGTGGATTctgctgcccctgctcctGATTTTGCTGATCTCGTGGAGCGATGCTG TGCCTTTGCAGCAGTTCTCTCCGGATCCCGATGACAGCATCGAGAACTGCGGCGGCGAGAATGGAGCTCCCCTGATGACGCCCTGCAAGAGCGCCATAATCCTGGATGCCCAGACGAGCACCACGCTAAAGTGCGAGGGCGACGAGCCGATGAGCTGGTGGACCAGTCAATCGCAGTATGTGCATGTCAAGTCCTTCAATAATACGGAGGATCCGGCTCGACCATTCGGCACCAGCGTGGATCTCATCGAGGTGACGGCTGACTATGTGGCAGCCTACTATTGCGTGAAGAATTCGAAGTTCAGTCAGATCGCCAAGGAGGAGCAGTCGGATGAGGTGATGATCGAACTGGTTAATCAGGGATACGCCAGCTCCATCTACGTGTACGTGAACGATCCGGACACTAAGCTGGTCGATAGTCACAATGTGGTGACGGCACGCCAGTACACCGACGTAGTGATACCCTGCAAACCAGCCATGCCGGACACAGAGGTGCTGCTGGAGACCAGTAATGGAGAA ATGCATtccagcaaatctgtcggtCGATACGATCCGCAACGGGGATTCACCATCGAAATCCGCAGCATCGTGGATGGCGGAGACTACTACTGCCGCCCCAATCCGCCATTCCCGCATAACGAAGAGGAGATGACCAGCATAGAAGTGCGCTTTATTG AAGACGGCAAACCGCTGCCAAAGCCCGTGATCAGGTCCTCCGTGGAGCATCACGTCTTCACGGACACCAACTTCACCCTGGATTGCGAGCAGTCCGCCTACTTTGAATCCGTATACGGAATGGAATGGTTCACTCCGTCCCGGGATGAG AATCGCATCTTTGCCTCCCAATCGAGAACCGATCCCAAGACCAGGAACAGCACCCACCAGACGGGCAGGAGCACCTTGACAGTGCTGAATGCACAACCCTCGGACACTGGTCTATACAAGTGTGTGACCACAGACAATTCCAACCAGAACGTACAACGGGCCACCTACAGGATCAAGGTCCTAA AGCAAAACGAACGTTACCTGAACGTGGACGAACCATCGGGTCATTACAACGTGCAGGAATATGCGAATCGCACGATCCAGATGACCGCCAACTTTGAGGGATTTCCGACGCCCTCCTTCAGCTGGTTCAAGCCCGATGGCACCGAGGTGCGGCAGTCGGAGAATAACTTCAAGATTCTCTCCACGGAATTGAGCACAATGCTCCAGGTGCTGAACGCCCAATTGCAGGACAGCGGAACGTATGTCCTCCGTGGATCCAATTCCTTCGGCATCGTTCAGCGGGAGTACAATGTCAGTGTGATGGACGCTCCGGCGCTAAAGATGTCCGACGCATATGTCCAGGTGGGATCCGTGGCGCGACTGGAGTGCACCGTACGCTCCTATCCGCCGGCTATCGTCACCTTCTTTTTCCACCCCTGCAGCCTGGAACCACGGTGGCCCACTTGCTTCGTGCAAAATCAGAACTTTAGC TTGCCGAGTGAACAGGAGAAATACCAG TTCCAGACCCGACCGAGACCCGGAAAGCTGAGTGTGGAACGCATATACGAGGTATCGTTCCTGCCCACGGAACCGGGAATCCTCACGTGCATTGCCCAAAATATCATTGATGGAAAGGAGCGAAGGTCCCTGACGAAGGCGCACGTTATGCTGGGCAACATTTCCGAGAACATGACCATATATAACTTCGATAAGGATCACAAAATCGCCAAGGAGGACAATGTGAACTTCACCTGTGAGGCGCTGGCCTATCACTTCGATGGAAACCTTAAATGGTTCATCAATGGAGAGGATTTGAAGGAGTCAGATT TGGTTCGCATTGAGACCAGCCATACCAAGTACTCGTACAAGAGCACTGTACACATCTCCACGATATCCGACAGGGATCGTGGAACCTACGAGTGCCGGGCCTAccacaacgacaacgacgcCGTTTACAGCAGCCGTGAGATAGACTTGTACGTCCACGATCCCTCAGCTCCTCAGTGGACAAACGCCGACCAGGCGGGACACTCGAAAATAAAGCGCAAACTTAGCCAAACGCTGGAGCTGGAGTGTGCCTCCACAGCGGTTCCCGTGGCCGTTGTGCGATGGTTTAAGGACGACAAGGAGGTGACCGAAACAAAACTCAGGCACATCATTGAAAAGGAGTCCAAGCTGCTGATCACTCACCTCTATCCCGGAGATGAAGGCGTCTACAAGTGTGTGGTCGAGAACCGCTTGGACAGAATCGAACGCTCCTTCACGGTGGTGATATCAG ATCTGCCCGGCATTAGCATGGCCTGGGTGTGGTTCGGTGTTATACTATTCCTCATCCTGATCGGTCTGTGCCTCTTCCTGGCCGTGCGCTACCAGAAGGAGCACAAGCGGCATCTGGCCCTTAAGGCAGCCGGATTGGCCAACTTCGAGGAGGGCGCCGTGGGACACATTAATCCCGATCTGACCCTGGACGAGCAGGCGGAACTGCTGCCGTACAATCGGGAATTCGAGTTCCCGCGGGATAACCTGAAGCTGGGCAAGCAACTGGGAGCCGGAGCATTTGGCGTGGTGCTCAAGGGCGAGGCCAAGGGCATCCGGCGAGAGGAGCCCACCACAACGGTGGCCGTCAAAATGGTCAAGGCGACGGCTGACAACGAGGTGGTGAGGGCACTGGTCTCCGAGCTCAAAATCATGGTGCATCTGGGACAGCACTTGAATGTGGTCAATCTCCTGGGTGCAGTTACAAAAAATATTGCCAAGC GCGAACTCATGGTCATTGTGGAATACTGTCGCTTTGGCAACATTCAGAACTTCCTTCTGAGGAACAGGAAGTGCTTTATCAATCAAATCAATCCAGATACCGATCACATTGACCCCAGCATCATGACCCAGCGCATGTCCGACAACTACGAACTGAACCG CGATACGAATGGTGGTGGCTTGAAGTACGCCAATGTCGGTTTCCCGATCCACTCTTACATTAATGAGCCGCACAACAATAACACGCAACCGCCAACTCATCGCAGAAACTCGGACAATGATCCCCGATCGGGCACCCGAGCCGGACGAACCGGATCCGGATCAGCCACCTACAGCTACGACCGTCAGATGGATACCTGTGCCACCGTTATGACCACCGTCCCAGAAG ACGATCAAATAATGTCCAATAACTCCGTACAACCCGCCTGGCGTTCCAATTACAAAACCGACTCCACGGAGGCGATGACAGTGACCACTGTGGACTTGATCAGTTGGGCATTCCAAGTGGCAAGGGGCATGGATTACTTGTCCTCCAAGAAGGTGTTGCACGGCGATCTGGCCGCCAGAAATATTCTCCTCTGCGAGGACAATGTGGTAAAGATTTGTGACTTTGGTCTGGCGCGATCCATGTATCGAGGGGATAACTACAAGAAGTCAG AGAGTGGAAAGCTGCCCATCAAGTGGCTGGCGCTGGAATCGCTGAGCGATCATGTGTTCAGCACATACAGCGATGTCTGGTCCTACGGAATTGTTCTATGGGAGATGTTCTCGCTGGCCAAGGTGCCGTATCCGGGCATCGATCCCAACCAGGAGCTTTTTAACAAACTGAACGACGGCTACCGCATGGAGAAGCCGAAATTTGCCAACCAGGAGCTCTACGAGATTATGCTAGAGTGCTGGCGAAAGAA TCCCGAAAGCAGACCTTTGTTTGCTGAGCTGGAGAAGCGATTTGCAAACATGCTGGGCGAGGATGTAGCCAGC CACTACTTGGACCTGAACAATCCGTACATGCAGAGCAACATTGAGTACATGAAGAAGCAGTCCACGGATTACCTGGCACTGATGGGCTCGCCCGACGAGATGGCGCCTGCAGCTCCGCGCTACGTGAACGGGCACATAGTTCCCGATATAC GCATCGAGGAGCTGCCGGATGACTACATGGAGATGAGCCGGGACTCTGATCCCGATGCCAGCACCGCAATATTCTCACCCAAACGCCTCGAGGGCGAGACCTCACACTTTCCGGATTTCTCTAGCGAAACCACTTTCAATTTCCCAGGGGCGCGACAGTCGCCTACGCTGAGTAACAATCTCAACAGCGGATCGAGTAAGCCGCTCCGCAAGAAGAACGGCATGCCAACTGTGGATGTGGCGGATCAGGCGCCGGAGGAGATACCTATGCTGCACCGCCGCTCCACCGGATCGGATGGGAGTCCGGAGCAGGGAAGGCGCTTCAATCAGGCCATCATGCAGCAgtatgccacgcccacaccgtCCCCTCGCCATCATGTGGAAACCAAACTCAATGGGCAGTCCTCCGAAAACTATGTGAATATGAAGCCACCCAGGAAGAATATACCAGGCAAAACCACAACAGGTGGCGGGGGCGCTGGTGCTGGAGCCTCCACGGAGGCCTTCTCGAATCCCAGCTATCAGCCACTGTCCACCGTCAACGAGAAGGAGCAACGAAGGTATTAG
- the LOC6611642 gene encoding vascular endothelial growth factor receptor 1 isoform X4, with translation MAMLPPWILLPLLLILLISWSDAVPLQQFSPDPDDSIENCGGENGAPLMTPCKSAIILDAQTSTTLKCEGDEPMSWWTSQSQYVHVKSFNNTEDPARPFGTSVDLIEVTADYVAAYYCVKNSKFSQIAKEEQSDEVMIELVNQGYASSIYVYVNDPDTKLVDSHNVVTARQYTDVVIPCKPAMPDTEVLLETSNGEMHSSKSVGRYDPQRGFTIEIRSIVDGGDYYCRPNPPFPHNEEEMTSIEVRFIATGLEIPRTQPTNMVYMYAPGVTDGDDEVLTVTNQSTGNVALIRGGDGTLSRERARRSPARLAPMNASPSPRPGQDGKPLPKPVIRSSVEHHVFTDTNFTLDCEQSAYFESVYGMEWFTPSRDENRIFASQSRTDPKTRNSTHQTGRSTLTVLNAQPSDTGLYKCVTTDNSNQNVQRATYRIKVLKQNERYLNVDEPSGHYNVQEYANRTIQMTANFEGFPTPSFSWFKPDGTEVRQSENNFKILSTELSTMLQVLNAQLQDSGTYVLRGSNSFGIVQREYNVSVMDAPALKMSDAYVQVGSVARLECTVRSYPPAIVTFFFHPCSLEPRWPTCFVQNQNFSFQTRPRPGKLSVERIYEVSFLPTEPGILTCIAQNIIDGKERRSLTKAHVMLGNISENMTIYNFDKDHKIAKEDNVNFTCEALAYHFDGNLKWFINGEDLKESDLVRIETSHTKYSYKSTVHISTISDRDRGTYECRAYHNDNDAVYSSREIDLYVHDPSAPQWTNADQAGHSKIKRKLSQTLELECASTAVPVAVVRWFKDDKEVTETKLRHIIEKESKLLITHLYPGDEGVYKCVVENRLDRIERSFTVVISDLPGISMAWVWFGVILFLILIGLCLFLAVRYQKEHKRHLALKAAGLANFEEGAVGHINPDLTLDEQAELLPYNREFEFPRDNLKLGKQLGAGAFGVVLKGEAKGIRREEPTTTVAVKMVKATADNEVVRALVSELKIMVHLGQHLNVVNLLGAVTKNIAKRELMVIVEYCRFGNIQNFLLRNRKCFINQINPDTDHIDPSIMTQRMSDNYELNRDTNGGGLKYANVGFPIHSYINEPHNNNTQPPTHRRNSDNDPRSGTRAGRTGSGSATYSYDRQMDTCATVMTTVPEDDQIMSNNSVQPAWRSNYKTDSTEAMTVTTVDLISWAFQVARGMDYLSSKKVLHGDLAARNILLCEDNVVKICDFGLARSMYRGDNYKKSESGKLPIKWLALESLSDHVFSTYSDVWSYGIVLWEMFSLAKVPYPGIDPNQELFNKLNDGYRMEKPKFANQELYEIMLECWRKNPESRPLFAELEKRFANMLGEDVASHYLDLNNPYMQSNIEYMKKQSTDYLALMGSPDEMAPAAPRYVNGHIVPDIRIEELPDDYMEMSRDSDPDASTAIFSPKRLEGETSHFPDFSSETTFNFPGARQSPTLSNNLNSGSSKPLRKKNGMPTVDVADQAPEEIPMLHRRSTGSDGSPEQGRRFNQAIMQQYATPTPSPRHHVETKLNGQSSENYVNMKPPRKNIPGKTTTGGGGAGAGASTEAFSNPSYQPLSTVNEKEQRRY, from the exons ATGGCGATGCTTCCGCCGTGGATTctgctgcccctgctcctGATTTTGCTGATCTCGTGGAGCGATGCTG TGCCTTTGCAGCAGTTCTCTCCGGATCCCGATGACAGCATCGAGAACTGCGGCGGCGAGAATGGAGCTCCCCTGATGACGCCCTGCAAGAGCGCCATAATCCTGGATGCCCAGACGAGCACCACGCTAAAGTGCGAGGGCGACGAGCCGATGAGCTGGTGGACCAGTCAATCGCAGTATGTGCATGTCAAGTCCTTCAATAATACGGAGGATCCGGCTCGACCATTCGGCACCAGCGTGGATCTCATCGAGGTGACGGCTGACTATGTGGCAGCCTACTATTGCGTGAAGAATTCGAAGTTCAGTCAGATCGCCAAGGAGGAGCAGTCGGATGAGGTGATGATCGAACTGGTTAATCAGGGATACGCCAGCTCCATCTACGTGTACGTGAACGATCCGGACACTAAGCTGGTCGATAGTCACAATGTGGTGACGGCACGCCAGTACACCGACGTAGTGATACCCTGCAAACCAGCCATGCCGGACACAGAGGTGCTGCTGGAGACCAGTAATGGAGAA ATGCATtccagcaaatctgtcggtCGATACGATCCGCAACGGGGATTCACCATCGAAATCCGCAGCATCGTGGATGGCGGAGACTACTACTGCCGCCCCAATCCGCCATTCCCGCATAACGAAGAGGAGATGACCAGCATAGAAGTGCGCTTTATTG CAACCGGATTGGAAATCCCCCGTACCCAACCGACTAACATGGTGTACATGTATGCACCAGGTGTCACCGATGGCGATGACGAGGTCCTCACTGTTACTAACCAATCGACGGGTAATGTGGCACTAATCCGTGGTGGTGATGGAACTTTATCCAGGGAGCGGGCACGGCGAAGTCCAGCCCGCCTGGCTCCGATGAATGCGTCGCCCTCACCCAGACCAGGGC AAGACGGCAAACCGCTGCCAAAGCCCGTGATCAGGTCCTCCGTGGAGCATCACGTCTTCACGGACACCAACTTCACCCTGGATTGCGAGCAGTCCGCCTACTTTGAATCCGTATACGGAATGGAATGGTTCACTCCGTCCCGGGATGAG AATCGCATCTTTGCCTCCCAATCGAGAACCGATCCCAAGACCAGGAACAGCACCCACCAGACGGGCAGGAGCACCTTGACAGTGCTGAATGCACAACCCTCGGACACTGGTCTATACAAGTGTGTGACCACAGACAATTCCAACCAGAACGTACAACGGGCCACCTACAGGATCAAGGTCCTAA AGCAAAACGAACGTTACCTGAACGTGGACGAACCATCGGGTCATTACAACGTGCAGGAATATGCGAATCGCACGATCCAGATGACCGCCAACTTTGAGGGATTTCCGACGCCCTCCTTCAGCTGGTTCAAGCCCGATGGCACCGAGGTGCGGCAGTCGGAGAATAACTTCAAGATTCTCTCCACGGAATTGAGCACAATGCTCCAGGTGCTGAACGCCCAATTGCAGGACAGCGGAACGTATGTCCTCCGTGGATCCAATTCCTTCGGCATCGTTCAGCGGGAGTACAATGTCAGTGTGATGGACGCTCCGGCGCTAAAGATGTCCGACGCATATGTCCAGGTGGGATCCGTGGCGCGACTGGAGTGCACCGTACGCTCCTATCCGCCGGCTATCGTCACCTTCTTTTTCCACCCCTGCAGCCTGGAACCACGGTGGCCCACTTGCTTCGTGCAAAATCAGAACTTTAGC TTCCAGACCCGACCGAGACCCGGAAAGCTGAGTGTGGAACGCATATACGAGGTATCGTTCCTGCCCACGGAACCGGGAATCCTCACGTGCATTGCCCAAAATATCATTGATGGAAAGGAGCGAAGGTCCCTGACGAAGGCGCACGTTATGCTGGGCAACATTTCCGAGAACATGACCATATATAACTTCGATAAGGATCACAAAATCGCCAAGGAGGACAATGTGAACTTCACCTGTGAGGCGCTGGCCTATCACTTCGATGGAAACCTTAAATGGTTCATCAATGGAGAGGATTTGAAGGAGTCAGATT TGGTTCGCATTGAGACCAGCCATACCAAGTACTCGTACAAGAGCACTGTACACATCTCCACGATATCCGACAGGGATCGTGGAACCTACGAGTGCCGGGCCTAccacaacgacaacgacgcCGTTTACAGCAGCCGTGAGATAGACTTGTACGTCCACGATCCCTCAGCTCCTCAGTGGACAAACGCCGACCAGGCGGGACACTCGAAAATAAAGCGCAAACTTAGCCAAACGCTGGAGCTGGAGTGTGCCTCCACAGCGGTTCCCGTGGCCGTTGTGCGATGGTTTAAGGACGACAAGGAGGTGACCGAAACAAAACTCAGGCACATCATTGAAAAGGAGTCCAAGCTGCTGATCACTCACCTCTATCCCGGAGATGAAGGCGTCTACAAGTGTGTGGTCGAGAACCGCTTGGACAGAATCGAACGCTCCTTCACGGTGGTGATATCAG ATCTGCCCGGCATTAGCATGGCCTGGGTGTGGTTCGGTGTTATACTATTCCTCATCCTGATCGGTCTGTGCCTCTTCCTGGCCGTGCGCTACCAGAAGGAGCACAAGCGGCATCTGGCCCTTAAGGCAGCCGGATTGGCCAACTTCGAGGAGGGCGCCGTGGGACACATTAATCCCGATCTGACCCTGGACGAGCAGGCGGAACTGCTGCCGTACAATCGGGAATTCGAGTTCCCGCGGGATAACCTGAAGCTGGGCAAGCAACTGGGAGCCGGAGCATTTGGCGTGGTGCTCAAGGGCGAGGCCAAGGGCATCCGGCGAGAGGAGCCCACCACAACGGTGGCCGTCAAAATGGTCAAGGCGACGGCTGACAACGAGGTGGTGAGGGCACTGGTCTCCGAGCTCAAAATCATGGTGCATCTGGGACAGCACTTGAATGTGGTCAATCTCCTGGGTGCAGTTACAAAAAATATTGCCAAGC GCGAACTCATGGTCATTGTGGAATACTGTCGCTTTGGCAACATTCAGAACTTCCTTCTGAGGAACAGGAAGTGCTTTATCAATCAAATCAATCCAGATACCGATCACATTGACCCCAGCATCATGACCCAGCGCATGTCCGACAACTACGAACTGAACCG CGATACGAATGGTGGTGGCTTGAAGTACGCCAATGTCGGTTTCCCGATCCACTCTTACATTAATGAGCCGCACAACAATAACACGCAACCGCCAACTCATCGCAGAAACTCGGACAATGATCCCCGATCGGGCACCCGAGCCGGACGAACCGGATCCGGATCAGCCACCTACAGCTACGACCGTCAGATGGATACCTGTGCCACCGTTATGACCACCGTCCCAGAAG ACGATCAAATAATGTCCAATAACTCCGTACAACCCGCCTGGCGTTCCAATTACAAAACCGACTCCACGGAGGCGATGACAGTGACCACTGTGGACTTGATCAGTTGGGCATTCCAAGTGGCAAGGGGCATGGATTACTTGTCCTCCAAGAAGGTGTTGCACGGCGATCTGGCCGCCAGAAATATTCTCCTCTGCGAGGACAATGTGGTAAAGATTTGTGACTTTGGTCTGGCGCGATCCATGTATCGAGGGGATAACTACAAGAAGTCAG AGAGTGGAAAGCTGCCCATCAAGTGGCTGGCGCTGGAATCGCTGAGCGATCATGTGTTCAGCACATACAGCGATGTCTGGTCCTACGGAATTGTTCTATGGGAGATGTTCTCGCTGGCCAAGGTGCCGTATCCGGGCATCGATCCCAACCAGGAGCTTTTTAACAAACTGAACGACGGCTACCGCATGGAGAAGCCGAAATTTGCCAACCAGGAGCTCTACGAGATTATGCTAGAGTGCTGGCGAAAGAA TCCCGAAAGCAGACCTTTGTTTGCTGAGCTGGAGAAGCGATTTGCAAACATGCTGGGCGAGGATGTAGCCAGC CACTACTTGGACCTGAACAATCCGTACATGCAGAGCAACATTGAGTACATGAAGAAGCAGTCCACGGATTACCTGGCACTGATGGGCTCGCCCGACGAGATGGCGCCTGCAGCTCCGCGCTACGTGAACGGGCACATAGTTCCCGATATAC GCATCGAGGAGCTGCCGGATGACTACATGGAGATGAGCCGGGACTCTGATCCCGATGCCAGCACCGCAATATTCTCACCCAAACGCCTCGAGGGCGAGACCTCACACTTTCCGGATTTCTCTAGCGAAACCACTTTCAATTTCCCAGGGGCGCGACAGTCGCCTACGCTGAGTAACAATCTCAACAGCGGATCGAGTAAGCCGCTCCGCAAGAAGAACGGCATGCCAACTGTGGATGTGGCGGATCAGGCGCCGGAGGAGATACCTATGCTGCACCGCCGCTCCACCGGATCGGATGGGAGTCCGGAGCAGGGAAGGCGCTTCAATCAGGCCATCATGCAGCAgtatgccacgcccacaccgtCCCCTCGCCATCATGTGGAAACCAAACTCAATGGGCAGTCCTCCGAAAACTATGTGAATATGAAGCCACCCAGGAAGAATATACCAGGCAAAACCACAACAGGTGGCGGGGGCGCTGGTGCTGGAGCCTCCACGGAGGCCTTCTCGAATCCCAGCTATCAGCCACTGTCCACCGTCAACGAGAAGGAGCAACGAAGGTATTAG